A portion of the Cyanobium sp. PCC 7001 genome contains these proteins:
- a CDS encoding aminotransferase class V-fold PLP-dependent enzyme: protein MIRDLCPALANKTYFNYGGQGPLPNPSLEAMVAAWQRIQELGPFTDAVWPFVESTVSGLRRRLGGWLGVEPHRLAFTENVTSGCVLPLWGLPWTPGDELLIGDCEHPGVVAACRELGHRQGLVVRTWAVGDLRGDAASTDAAVLNRLEAALTPRTRLVVLSHLLWNTGQIMPIAGAAETLKGHPAQPWLLVDAAQALGCIPAQAAAQAADIYACTGHKWCCGPEGLGVVALSERLLAESRPTLIGWRSLSHEATADSGFHTDGRRFEVATSCIPLFAGLDQSLRLLEAEGTDQERAARIRQSAGVLWQGLGPIAGLETLLQVPPPAGLVSFALPGLDPPAVVKWLGEQGLWIRSLDDPPCLRACTHICTTEGESQGLMEALATISSN, encoded by the coding sequence ATGATAAGGGATCTTTGTCCCGCGCTTGCCAACAAGACCTACTTCAACTACGGCGGCCAGGGCCCCCTCCCCAATCCCAGCCTGGAGGCCATGGTGGCCGCCTGGCAGCGGATCCAGGAGCTGGGGCCCTTCACCGATGCAGTTTGGCCGTTCGTGGAGTCCACCGTGTCGGGTCTGCGCCGCAGGCTCGGCGGCTGGCTTGGGGTGGAGCCCCACCGGCTGGCCTTCACCGAGAACGTCACCAGCGGCTGCGTGCTGCCGCTGTGGGGTCTGCCGTGGACGCCAGGCGATGAACTGCTGATCGGCGACTGTGAGCACCCCGGCGTGGTGGCCGCCTGCCGGGAGCTGGGGCACCGCCAGGGCCTGGTGGTGCGCACCTGGGCCGTGGGCGATCTGCGCGGCGACGCCGCCAGCACCGATGCGGCCGTGCTGAACCGTCTGGAGGCGGCGCTCACCCCCCGCACCCGGCTGGTGGTGCTCTCCCACCTGCTGTGGAACACGGGCCAGATCATGCCCATCGCCGGAGCAGCCGAGACGCTGAAGGGTCATCCGGCCCAGCCCTGGCTGCTGGTGGATGCGGCCCAGGCCCTCGGCTGCATTCCCGCCCAGGCGGCAGCCCAGGCCGCGGACATCTATGCGTGCACAGGCCACAAATGGTGCTGTGGACCGGAGGGGCTGGGGGTAGTGGCGCTGTCGGAGCGGCTGCTGGCCGAGTCCCGTCCCACCCTGATCGGCTGGCGCAGCCTCAGCCATGAAGCCACCGCGGACAGCGGCTTCCATACGGACGGCCGCCGTTTCGAGGTGGCCACCTCCTGCATCCCCCTGTTTGCAGGCCTGGATCAATCGCTCCGGCTGCTGGAGGCCGAGGGCACTGACCAGGAAAGGGCGGCTCGGATCCGGCAAAGCGCCGGCGTGCTCTGGCAGGGGCTGGGGCCGATCGCCGGGCTCGAGACCCTGCTGCAGGTTCCACCCCCGGCCGGACTGGTGAGCTTCGCGCTGCCTGGACTCGACCCCCCAGCGGTGGTGAAGTGGCTGGGGGAGCAGGGCCTCTGGATTCGCAGCCTGGACGATCCGCCCTGCCTGCGGGCCTGCACCCACATCTGCACCACCGAAGGTGAGAGCCAGGGCCTGATGGAGGCCCTGGCCACGATCAGCAGCAACTGA
- the aqpZ gene encoding aquaporin Z, which yields MAQVVPIGRKFLAEACGTFWLVLGGCGSAVLAANFPYDNAAVNPLGLGFLGVALAFGLTLLTMVYAIGHISGCHINPAVSFGLWAGGRFRSAELLPYIVAQVIGAVIAGGVIKLVASGRPGFVIEGANALATNGFGSNSPGGYGFFSALVIELVLTFFFLLVILGATHKDAIQDLAGVPIGLALTLIHLISIPVTNTSVNPARSTGVAVWVGGEAMGQLWLFWLAPIVGALIAGWVHRSLFESAAE from the coding sequence ATGGCTCAGGTTGTTCCCATCGGCAGGAAGTTCCTTGCCGAAGCCTGCGGCACCTTCTGGCTGGTGCTTGGCGGCTGCGGCAGTGCCGTGCTCGCGGCCAACTTCCCCTACGACAATGCCGCGGTCAATCCCCTCGGCCTGGGCTTTCTCGGGGTGGCCCTGGCGTTCGGCCTCACGCTGCTCACCATGGTCTACGCCATCGGTCACATCAGCGGCTGCCACATCAACCCGGCGGTGAGCTTCGGCCTCTGGGCCGGCGGCCGCTTCCGGAGTGCCGAGCTCCTGCCCTACATCGTGGCCCAGGTGATTGGCGCGGTGATCGCCGGTGGTGTCATCAAGCTCGTGGCCAGCGGCCGTCCTGGATTTGTGATCGAGGGGGCCAATGCCCTCGCCACCAATGGCTTCGGCAGCAACTCACCGGGGGGCTACGGCTTCTTCTCCGCCCTGGTGATCGAGCTGGTGCTCACCTTCTTCTTCCTGCTGGTGATCCTGGGAGCCACCCACAAGGATGCGATCCAAGATCTCGCCGGTGTGCCGATCGGCCTGGCCCTCACCCTGATTCACCTGATCAGCATCCCCGTCACCAACACCTCTGTGAATCCCGCCCGCAGCACCGGTGTGGCCGTGTGGGTGGGTGGCGAGGCCATGGGCCAGCTGTGGCTGTTCTGGCTGGCCCCGATCGTGGGGGCCCTGATCGCCGGTTGGGTCCACCGCAGCCTGTTCGAGTCCGCGGCTGAGTGA